The genomic stretch TCTGGGGGACTGCATCAACTCGATCCATCAATGCTTCAAATGCGGCTTGGTCATTTCTATGCTCTAGAACATACTTTTGAAGTTCTCTGATCGTCATCCCCTCAAAATCAGACTTCATTAACAAACCTCCAATTTCCATTTGGGTAAATTTCAATTATCATTTCTTCTCCTATAAGGAGAATGACATTTCCTGTTCTCTCATCTAAACGCACCATATCCACAGAACGGTACATGCTTGTGAGATTCTGGCAAATCTGAAAACATCG from Roseofilum capinflatum BLCC-M114 encodes the following:
- a CDS encoding DUF6887 family protein, whose translation is MKSDFEGMTIRELQKYVLEHRNDQAAFEALMDRVDAVPQNQVYGEVDAQEFSVLLEQYRHIPKGQDNLS
- a CDS encoding DUF6888 family protein, translated to MYRSVDMVRLDERTGNVILLIGEEMIIEIYPNGNWRFVNEV